A region of Chitinophaga horti DNA encodes the following proteins:
- a CDS encoding OmpH family outer membrane protein: MKKLFITAAILMTTVIAAQAQRYCVIDTKYILESVPDYKEAQTKLDAVADQWQKEIDAKFQEVDKMYKSYQAEQVMLTEELKRKREDEIVAREKDAKELQKKRFGYEGDLFKKREELVKPIQDRIYNAVQKMAASRMYDFVLDKSGGITVIFSDPKLDKSEDILKALGVKK; encoded by the coding sequence ATGAAAAAACTCTTTATCACAGCAGCTATATTAATGACCACTGTAATAGCGGCGCAGGCGCAGCGTTACTGTGTGATCGATACAAAATATATCCTCGAAAGCGTACCTGATTACAAGGAAGCGCAAACTAAACTGGATGCCGTTGCAGACCAATGGCAAAAGGAGATCGATGCGAAATTCCAGGAGGTAGATAAGATGTACAAATCTTACCAGGCCGAGCAGGTGATGCTGACAGAGGAGCTGAAACGCAAAAGGGAAGATGAAATAGTGGCCCGGGAGAAAGACGCGAAGGAACTGCAGAAGAAACGTTTCGGTTATGAGGGCGACCTCTTTAAAAAGCGTGAAGAGCTGGTAAAGCCGATCCAGGACCGTATTTACAACGCTGTACAAAAAATGGCTGCCAGCCGTATGTACGACTTTGTACTGGACAAATCTGGTGGTATTACCGTAATCTTCTCCGATCCGAAACTGGACAAAAGTGAGGATATATTGAAAGCCCTCGGCGTTAAAAAGTAG
- a CDS encoding BamA/OMP85 family outer membrane protein, whose translation MKKLFPKSLLALVLCCSAGMSVSAQQKDTIPVKRPEAVPLDLDNPQQYEIADIAVSGTQFLDKQLLISLSGLNVGDKVILPGDHFSKTISTLWSQRFFSNIAIYITKIEGNKIWLEIELTEKPRMSDFDFKGIKKSEKDELVTKIGLRKSQVVTEALKQNAVSQIRAYYAEKGFRNITTRVEEVPDARLQNSAKVIFHVSKGNKVRVNNIHIVGNDNIADNKLKKKMKGTKEMSRFTLHPDDKTVYVDSNEVKPDYWKEMGFLSATKTLEALDPYFRFHVFANAKFNDGKYFEDKEKLVAYYNSQGFRDAVIVRDTTYPSYRNNLNIDIQVEEGKKYYFGNITYKGNSVYSDSVLSRILGIKKGDIYNLELLEKRLGKQMSPEGGDITGYYMDFGYLFFQIDPVEIGIRGDTIDYEIRMREGPKATISAITLAGNEKTNDHVVIRELRTFPGDDFSRANLIRSQREISNLGFFDPEKIGINPVPDANHGTVDIDYTVVERANDQLELSAGWGGYIGLTGTLGVTFNNFSIKNIFKKETWDPLPSGDGQKLSVRISSNGKAYRSYNFSFTEPWLGGKKRNPFSVSFYSTFQNPNAYAEYYGQTVSNPGAYFRVLGGSISLGKQLKWPDDYFSLMYSLNYQRYKLKDFNYFNISGFDSGISNNLSFRLTLARSSVDQQIFPRSGSSFMVFGQFTPPYSLFNQDRNYKNEPVKDQFKFIEYQKYRLNAEWYVPLTKPTGSDNKSLVLKVATKFGYIGSYNDRTTLSPFGRFELGGDGLSNFAVYDRDIISQRGYPLYYTSNPKLNPESGQPAGYQGFTIFNKYVMEVRYPFSLNPSSTIFGLAFIEAANGYRDFKEYNPFRLRRSVGLGARFYLPMFGLLGFDYGIGLDRLRPGGGLKDAAKFTFMLGFEPE comes from the coding sequence ATGAAGAAATTGTTTCCTAAGAGCTTACTGGCCCTCGTGTTATGTTGCAGTGCCGGGATGAGTGTGTCTGCCCAGCAGAAAGATACGATCCCGGTAAAAAGGCCTGAAGCGGTGCCTCTTGACCTGGATAACCCCCAACAGTACGAGATAGCCGACATTGCCGTTTCCGGTACCCAGTTCCTCGACAAACAGCTGCTGATCTCGCTGTCTGGACTTAACGTGGGCGATAAAGTGATCCTCCCGGGCGACCACTTCTCCAAAACAATTTCTACGCTGTGGTCTCAGCGCTTCTTTTCCAACATCGCTATCTACATCACCAAAATAGAAGGAAACAAGATCTGGCTCGAAATCGAACTCACGGAAAAACCCCGTATGAGCGATTTCGATTTCAAAGGCATCAAAAAATCTGAAAAGGACGAACTGGTAACCAAAATAGGCCTTCGCAAAAGCCAGGTGGTAACCGAAGCCCTCAAGCAGAATGCCGTTAGCCAGATCCGTGCTTACTACGCCGAAAAAGGTTTCCGCAATATCACCACCCGTGTTGAAGAAGTGCCGGACGCGCGCCTGCAAAACAGCGCCAAGGTAATCTTCCACGTGTCCAAAGGCAATAAAGTTCGCGTTAACAACATCCACATCGTTGGTAACGATAACATCGCCGATAACAAGCTGAAGAAAAAAATGAAGGGTACCAAGGAGATGAGCCGCTTCACCCTGCACCCGGACGATAAAACTGTTTATGTTGACAGCAACGAGGTAAAACCTGATTACTGGAAAGAAATGGGTTTCCTCTCTGCCACCAAAACACTGGAAGCGCTGGACCCATACTTCCGCTTTCACGTATTTGCCAACGCCAAGTTCAACGACGGAAAATATTTTGAGGATAAAGAGAAGCTGGTAGCGTACTACAACTCTCAGGGCTTCCGCGATGCGGTGATCGTGCGCGATACCACTTATCCATCGTACCGCAATAACCTCAACATCGACATCCAGGTGGAAGAGGGTAAAAAATACTACTTCGGTAACATCACCTATAAAGGTAACTCCGTGTACAGCGACTCCGTATTGTCACGCATACTCGGTATCAAAAAAGGAGATATCTATAACCTGGAACTGCTGGAAAAACGCCTCGGTAAGCAAATGAGCCCGGAAGGCGGCGACATCACCGGTTATTATATGGACTTCGGTTACCTGTTCTTCCAGATCGACCCGGTGGAAATCGGTATTCGTGGCGACACCATCGACTACGAGATCCGTATGAGAGAAGGACCAAAAGCAACGATCAGCGCGATCACCCTGGCAGGTAACGAAAAAACCAACGACCACGTAGTGATCCGCGAGTTACGTACCTTCCCCGGCGACGACTTCAGCCGTGCTAACCTGATCCGTTCACAGCGTGAGATTTCCAACCTCGGTTTCTTCGACCCGGAGAAAATCGGTATCAACCCGGTGCCGGACGCCAACCATGGTACAGTTGACATCGACTACACCGTTGTCGAAAGAGCGAACGATCAGTTGGAGCTGTCTGCTGGCTGGGGCGGTTATATCGGTTTGACCGGTACCCTCGGTGTAACGTTCAACAACTTCTCTATTAAAAACATCTTTAAGAAAGAAACCTGGGACCCTTTGCCGAGCGGCGACGGACAAAAACTGTCTGTACGTATCTCTTCCAATGGTAAGGCGTACCGTTCTTATAACTTTTCTTTCACAGAACCATGGTTAGGCGGTAAAAAACGTAACCCGTTCTCTGTAAGTTTCTACAGCACCTTCCAGAACCCGAACGCATATGCCGAGTACTATGGTCAGACCGTTAGCAACCCCGGCGCTTACTTCCGCGTACTGGGCGGTTCCATCTCTTTGGGTAAACAGCTGAAATGGCCGGATGACTATTTCTCCCTGATGTACTCACTGAACTATCAGCGTTACAAACTGAAAGACTTCAACTACTTTAACATTTCCGGTTTCGATAGCGGTATCTCTAATAACCTGAGCTTCCGTTTAACACTGGCACGTTCTTCTGTGGATCAGCAGATCTTCCCGCGTAGCGGTTCCAGCTTCATGGTATTCGGTCAGTTCACGCCTCCTTACTCCTTGTTTAACCAGGACAGGAATTACAAGAACGAACCTGTTAAAGATCAGTTTAAATTTATCGAGTACCAGAAATATCGTTTGAACGCGGAATGGTATGTTCCGTTGACCAAGCCGACCGGTAGCGACAATAAATCACTGGTACTGAAAGTGGCGACCAAGTTTGGTTACATCGGCAGCTACAATGATCGCACAACACTTTCGCCATTCGGACGTTTTGAATTGGGTGGTGATGGTTTGAGTAACTTTGCCGTATATGACCGCGATATCATTTCGCAGCGTGGTTATCCGTTATATTACACTTCCAACCCGAAACTGAACCCGGAAAGCGGGCAGCCTGCCGGCTACCAGGGCTTCACCATCTTCAACAAATATGTGATGGAGGTTCGTTACCCGTTCAGCCTGAACCCGAGCTCGACCATCTTTGGTCTGGCCTTTATCGAGGCAGCCAACGGTTATCGTGACTTTAAAGAATACAACCCGTTCCGTTTGCGCAGATCAGTTGGTTTGGGTGCACGCTTCTACCTGCCGATGTTCGGCCTGTTAGGTTTCGACTACGGTATTGGTCTTGACAGGTTAAGACCGGGCGGTGGATTGAAAGATGCGGCTAAGTTCACCTTCATGCTCGGCTTCGAACCGGAGTAA
- a CDS encoding isoprenyl transferase produces MSLKDQLDLQRLPRHIAVIMDGNGRWAKERGQDRLYGHHEGVESVRNIVEACAELGVGYLTLYAFSTENWDRPMYEVNGIMELLVNTIRKEVATLSKNNIRLHVIGDMEMLPGNARQEMEEAMSITAANTGLNLVMALSYSARWEIVRAARNIAQDTRDGKLKPEDVTPEVWEQYLCTAKIPDPELMIRTSGECRISNFLLYQLAYAELYFTNTRWPDFRKENLYEAILNFQTRERRFGKTSDQIQQNEEIVS; encoded by the coding sequence ATGAGTTTGAAGGATCAATTAGACCTGCAGCGACTGCCGCGTCACATTGCCGTAATTATGGACGGCAACGGCCGTTGGGCAAAAGAACGCGGTCAGGACAGGTTGTATGGGCATCACGAAGGAGTGGAAAGTGTGCGGAACATCGTAGAAGCCTGTGCCGAATTAGGGGTTGGGTATCTGACCCTGTATGCTTTTTCTACTGAGAACTGGGACCGTCCCATGTATGAGGTGAATGGCATTATGGAACTGCTTGTGAATACCATCCGTAAGGAAGTAGCCACCCTTTCCAAAAATAACATCCGGTTACATGTAATCGGGGATATGGAAATGCTACCCGGCAATGCCCGCCAGGAGATGGAGGAAGCTATGAGCATCACAGCGGCCAATACCGGTTTGAACCTGGTAATGGCGTTGAGTTACAGCGCCCGTTGGGAAATTGTACGGGCCGCACGCAACATCGCGCAGGATACCCGCGATGGCAAGTTAAAACCAGAGGACGTAACACCAGAGGTCTGGGAACAATACCTGTGCACCGCGAAAATCCCGGACCCGGAATTAATGATAAGGACTAGTGGAGAATGCCGTATCAGTAACTTCTTACTTTACCAGTTGGCTTATGCAGAACTGTATTTCACCAATACGCGCTGGCCTGACTTCAGAAAAGAGAACCTATACGAAGCCATCTTAAATTTTCAAACCAGAGAACGTCGTTTTGGCAAAACAAGCGATCAAATACAGCAGAATGAAGAAATTGTTTCCTAA
- a CDS encoding DUF6089 family protein, producing MRHPINYLQCLKAFGLGITLFCLTGSTASAQQELQYTGELGFTAGGAHYFGDLNTRYALNATKPTVGVYYRKYFNDYVGARLHFRYAQLGYSDVYNTNDFQRSRNLSFNSDIFELGAQGDFNFFRFEPGSEEYRFTPYFTGGISMFHYNPYALYQGNKYFLQPMHTEGQGMAAYPDRKPYGLFSYAWLIGGGVKYSINHRLNLGVEVLYRFTGTDYLDDVSTTYIGVENFALNPAGQPSMAAILQDRSAAVGETIGVAGRQRGNSRDRDHFATIEITFGILFTSYKCRF from the coding sequence ATGCGTCATCCAATCAACTATTTGCAGTGTTTAAAGGCCTTTGGGCTCGGAATTACCTTATTCTGCCTTACCGGCAGTACCGCCAGTGCACAGCAGGAATTGCAGTACACCGGCGAACTTGGCTTTACTGCTGGTGGCGCCCATTACTTTGGCGATCTTAATACCCGCTACGCGCTTAACGCTACCAAACCCACGGTGGGAGTGTATTACCGTAAATACTTCAACGATTACGTAGGTGCAAGGCTACACTTCCGGTACGCGCAGCTGGGCTACTCCGACGTATACAACACCAACGATTTTCAAAGGAGCCGTAATCTGAGCTTTAACTCCGATATATTTGAACTGGGTGCCCAGGGCGACTTCAACTTCTTCCGATTCGAGCCCGGCAGCGAGGAGTACCGCTTTACACCTTACTTTACAGGCGGCATTTCCATGTTCCACTACAATCCTTACGCCCTGTACCAGGGTAACAAATACTTTTTGCAACCCATGCACACCGAGGGGCAGGGCATGGCCGCCTATCCGGACAGGAAGCCATATGGCCTTTTTTCCTATGCATGGCTCATTGGCGGCGGTGTTAAATACAGCATCAATCACCGCCTGAACCTGGGGGTGGAGGTGTTGTACCGCTTTACCGGCACCGACTACCTCGACGACGTAAGTACCACCTACATAGGCGTCGAAAACTTCGCGTTAAACCCTGCCGGCCAGCCGTCGATGGCAGCTATCTTACAAGACCGTTCTGCAGCCGTTGGGGAAACGATCGGTGTAGCGGGCAGGCAGCGTGGGAACAGTCGTGACCGGGACCATTTTGCTACGATTGAAATAACGTTTGGCATCCTCTTTACTTCTTATAAATGCAGATTCTGA